DNA sequence from the Littorina saxatilis isolate snail1 linkage group LG9, US_GU_Lsax_2.0, whole genome shotgun sequence genome:
acacacaataacacacacacacaccacaataacacacaccacaataacacacacacacacacacaataacacacacacacacacacacacacacacacacacacacacacacaataacacacagactcacacacaccacaataaAGCTCATAAGTGTGGTTTGTTTTTTATAGATAAAAAATAATCAAGAAATCAAGCACAACAAACCCGACGTATACAAGCTTACGTATTGTTTACATACTTGCCATATGTTTCGAAAAAATACTAattttgaaatgtttgtttgacATTGTTGGTTGCTTTCTATAACGTATAAGATATCAGACATTAATTATTAGTTTCAATCTGCTGTATGCTTGAAATGGCGTTATGGGAGACAACTACTCTGCATAGAAAATACTAGAATTGTCTTCCCTTTGGAGGGGAGCTTATTGACTATCCGCATGCACCATCGTGCTCATTACGTACAGTTTTCACAGTGGTACAATCTGCCTTTCAGGTGTGGtacacccctaccccccacCATCGTCGTGCCGAAATAAATCTTCACAaatctataaaaaaaatatataaaaaagtCTCAAGAtctgggtagggaaatcctGTCATGAAATGACTTCtacgcctttcggcgattgttCCATGCATTTGGGAGCTGGACTGCAAACATAATGTCGGTCAAACTCCAAATGCATGCTATTTGAGTTTCTTTTCCAAACAGATACAAAGTTAACGGGAGCGTTAGGTCGGGTCACTTATCAACTGAACTAACCTCGAACAGTGAGATCGACAGAACGTGCAGTACACACATATGAACGGAGAAACTCGGAAACCGGCGAGTCAATACTGACACATGCTCGAGAACCCACGTGTCACAATTACCAGTGTTTTCCACTGTGACGCCCTAATCATGCCTAGCGGTAAACTTAAATTGAGAACAACTAccaagcacaaaataaaacttattCGCttgaaaacaagctagttatcaacAATGCAAAAAAAGTCGTCCTTCTTCAGGGCGCGACCCCTACATCAGGTATTGCTGATCTCTGTGTTCTCTTTCAGTCCACGTGTCTTGGGGGACAAACGGATACCTGAAAAAATAAGCGTTGGAATGCAATAAAAGAGCAAAATAAAAACTGATATTGTTGTTAACAATCAACATTCTCTTAGACAGATCTATcgacagacatagacatagcTACTTGTGTACTTAAGAGATAACACACACTGTCATAACAACACAAGCACAAtcaaacgaacacacatacactgacacacacacacgcacacatacacgtacacacacatacacacacaatcaaacaaacaaacacacacacacacgcacacgcacacacacatacacacacacacatgtacacaatcaaacaaacacacacacacacacacacacacacacacatacacacacacacacattcacacacacacgcacacatacacacacacacacacacacacacacacacgcagacacacacacacacatacacacacacacacacacacacacacacacaatcaggggagacagtgagagggatagagagatagGTGGAGGTGCAGGGGGAGGAGCGATGCGTAAAAGCTTGTTCATGACCAGATACCTTAAAACACCTGTTATGCGGGTCAAAGAAAGCAAAGCAGGGCGTGGGGACAGTGgtacatcagagagagagagagagagagcggaatCAGGAgatggggaggagggggagggtgctGGGGGAGGAAAGGCACAAGCTCTTTCATGGTCATATACACACCTTGTTATAATTGCAAAACAGGTCAAAGAAAGCAAAGCAGGGCGTGGGAACAGTGGTGGCGATGACTCCCCGATCACTGCCGTTGACCCACAGGTGGAGCTCTGCCTTGGTCGTCACCATCACTCCCACACGTGATCCCTCCGGCAGTTCGTAAGTTGGGTGGTTCATGTTGTTGTTCTCCTGTGGAcatcatgttgttttgatgagtcagtcacagtgtgtgtgtgtgtgtgtgtgtgtgggggggggtgtgtgtgtgtgcgtgtgtgtatgtgtgtgcgtgtttgtttgtgtgtgtgtgtgtgtgtgtgtgagtgtgagtgtgtgtttgtgtgtgcgtgtgtgcatgtgtgtgtgtgtcagtgtgtatgtgtgtatgtgtgtgtttgtgtgtgtttgtgtctgtgtgtgtctgggtctaAATGATAACTGACAAAGTGAGTGCTTGAATGGATGCGCTCGTACACCGACCATATTAGAACGTCAATCTGTTTCTAAATGGATAAcaacatatattttttaaatatatacGTATTGGAAAGAAAAAACCCTCTGTATTATGAAATGTCTTCAAACGGGATAGATACGCACCAAACGAAAGTAAAGAAATCATGGTACATGGTATTATTTAATCGGAATAAATCTAGGAGAGTATTGTTCAAAAGTGCCAGCAAAGGCATGTGTAAGTGATCTTACCTTGTGACCACGGTTGTACACAGCATGACTGATGACAATAGCCTCACTGCCCCATCCTCCGTAAGCTGTGTCAGGCAGACAGAGGTGATCGGGATCAGTCAGCACCACTCCACACGGCAGTTGGACAATGAAATGCTTGTCCACCTTGTCTAGTTGTACCTGTACGACAGATGTTTTCTTTACAATGCCGATGAATGTGTATAAAGACAGTAAGCTGACGTAATATTGATATAAAAGTTCTGACATTGGATTCTGTTGCGTTTTCTCCTTGTGTTGACTGTTGCAGGTGTTATAAAAATGGTGTATTGGATAAGTCACATTGTACTTTCATGCGTGTGCATTTGCACGTTTGGACACTTCACACCTGTTCatgcgcgtgcacacacacacacacacacacacaagcgcacgcacatacacacacacacacacacacacacacacacacacacacacacacacacacacacacctcatacAAAACTTCGGGCACCATGGGCTGGTCAGCAACAACAATACCATTGTTCCCATTCCCCACTCTCTGTGCTGTCAGACCGTCGTTGCTCAGTACAATGTTCTCCCCGTGGTTTGTGTGAAAACGCCAATCCAGTTGCTGTAGACAGTTGTAAGAATATAGAATTAGAAAATCACCAGGTATCGCTTCAACGGTAATTGAAGAAAAGGCTAAAGTAAGTACCTTAAAACATGGTGATGGTTTTCATTTCTGTGTATAATTGTCCTTTAAtattaattgtaattcaatgaCGCTGAAGGTTGAATGTAACAGTTTCTGTGATTGGTTAGATTATCGGTGTTAATCTCTGCTGAACACCAGAAATCTGCTCACTGAACACCTGCGGGCGAGCCGGTTAGCCGTGAGGGTCTTTGTGTAGTAGGAAAGACAGAAGGCCGGAAAACACAGAGGCAATGATTCATGCGAAGAAATGACGTTACTTACACCACGTAACTTGATGTATGAATTATTTTAGGCAATGTAAGAAAATTCGAAAATATCTTTTGAGAGAAGAGAAATTTGTTGCTGTTCATGCAACGATAACGAAAAACATGAACAAAATATATGTGAAAGAATTAagcaggagcagagtgataggtTGGTGACACCGAGACATGGTTTTTTTCTTGGGACCTGACTCACTCTGTCACTTATGAACTGAAAGGTGTATGTGAACAGAACATCATTATTACGCCCATGTTGTAATCGCATGAAAGCGTAATCAAGTTCGGTGACATGACAGACTGAATGACAATAACATTGACAgacttccatttgaaacttctccgTGAACTTGTCATACTCGATTGACGCTCTCCCAAAGCCTAATTGAAGCCCAAAGTCGCTTCACCCAGTTGGACCTCAAAGAGACGTTGGTCGGGCACCAATCGACCGTGAcaacctcgaagtttcaaaagGAAGCCTATCAATGTATACATAATTAATACCAGACGCGGTAAAATGCCAGTCAAGTAAATTCAGAGCACACATGCATTTGTCCGGACACCCTGCTTCAATACTCTACGCTCTGATCCAGCCACCCCTGTTCTTTATCCCTCTCTCCTTTCATCATTGTACTTGCTCTAATAAAGTTCAGCTGTTAGTGTTACACTTGGCTTTTACAAAATGTATTCAGAAAAGATGGGGAGGCATAAAGTACAATCGAAACGCATGTAACTACCGACAATACAGAGCTTTTGAACACATTTAAGAGTGGTGTCAAGTTCAACATAGTACTAACTACTGTTACACTAAATATCAcaggtttttttaaaatttatctATATCTGCAATTAGACGTTCACAATGACACGCAATTTGGAGTAATCATGAATTTGTGAAGATATTGCTCGACTCACCATGCATACGCGTGGAATATAACAGTGAGTAAACTCTTTTTGAAATGCTTCGTGGACAAGCTGGAGATTATCATTAAAAGTGGGATTTCAAGACTGGTGAGGAAGGTCAAAAGCTGGCCATACCGATGAAAAAGATCCTCCTTACCTGACGTGTAACGATGCTGACAGGCTTCACCTTCACCTGACCCAGTGCCGACAGTTCCTTCTCAATGCGGGCCACTGCTGCAGCGTCAATGGTCAGCGTAACCGTGGAAACCGACTTCCAGTCCACTGAGAGTTGACCACAAGTGACCAGTATGTCCCTCACACGAGTCCCCAAAGCACGAGTCACGTCGCACATTACTTTATTAGTGGCCCCTCTGGTGGTGCGATCAGCAACACGTCGGTGTGACGTCAGCCTGCCTCGATGATCAAACAAGGTGACCTTGACGGCTAAGACTGTGTCCTTCACCTTGGCCTTGGCATCGAGCGTCATCTCCTTCAGACGACGCCTGCATTCCTTGACGGAGTTCTCTAACTGGTCGCAGGTCCTGTCGATCTCAGCAACAGCTTCCTGCACCACTTTCTCCGTGGCCTCCAGGTGGCGCTCCAACGCTGCCACAGCTTCTTCTAACTGCTGCTCTTCCGTCAGCAGTGACGTCACCATCTGACTCAGCTCCTCACTTGACTTGTCTGCAGCTTCCGCCAGTTCCGTCAGGTCTGGGCATGCGCGGTGCTTGGCGCTGGCACACAGGTGGCAAATGGCGGCCCCGTGGGTGGGACAGAAGAGCTCGCAGGGCTTGCTGGTGTGCACGCTGCAGTGGTCAGGCTGACTGGCGGCTAGCTCTTCCGCTGTCATGCTGGACAGGTCTTCCACCTTATGATGACGTGTCGCAGAAAAGTTCGTGTGTTGGCAACCGCAGGACTTGCACATCATATCGTTGCAGttgagacagatggacaccgcCGCTGTCTTGCATCCTCCACACACGTGATCCTGGCTCAGTACACGTGTACTCTCCACCAGAGCTGTCATGGCGACATCATCCGGTAAGTCGTCCACCACCTCCTCCCACcccttcgtcttgcttttcTCTTTGGGGTCTGCGATGGCGCCCCTGCAGAGCGGACAGAGGGCCTCGGGGTTGGAGGCGAGCCAGGAGAGAAGGCAGTGGCGACACAGGACGTGAGCACAGGGCAGCAGTTTGGGGTTCTTGAACAGCTCGTGACACACGGAGCATTCTGTGTCACTGTCCGCTGAGCTTGTACTAGCTGCCGTTGCCATGGTTACGAGTCAGTTCTGAAGGGTTAACAATGAGAAAGGTGTGTTAAGCGATTCAAGCAAGATTGGATTAAGCGTGTTTTATACatttctctgtgtatgtataC
Encoded proteins:
- the LOC138976946 gene encoding E3 ubiquitin-protein ligase TRIM45-like, with translation MATAASTSSADSDTECSVCHELFKNPKLLPCAHVLCRHCLLSWLASNPEALCPLCRGAIADPKEKSKTKGWEEVVDDLPDDVAMTALVESTRVLSQDHVCGGCKTAAVSICLNCNDMMCKSCGCQHTNFSATRHHKVEDLSSMTAEELAASQPDHCSVHTSKPCELFCPTHGAAICHLCASAKHRACPDLTELAEAADKSSEELSQMVTSLLTEEQQLEEAVAALERHLEATEKVVQEAVAEIDRTCDQLENSVKECRRRLKEMTLDAKAKVKDTVLAVKVTLFDHRGRLTSHRRVADRTTRGATNKVMCDVTRALGTRVRDILVTCGQLSVDWKSVSTVTLTIDAAAVARIEKELSALGQVKVKPVSIVTRQQLDWRFHTNHGENIVLSNDGLTAQRVGNGNNGIVVADQPMVPEVLYEVQLDKVDKHFIVQLPCGVVLTDPDHLCLPDTAYGGWGSEAIVISHAVYNRGHKIYSD